Proteins from a genomic interval of Zingiber officinale cultivar Zhangliang chromosome 2A, Zo_v1.1, whole genome shotgun sequence:
- the LOC122043855 gene encoding uncharacterized protein LOC122043855, whose amino-acid sequence MGIDGGILEESIDMTVKSGDNCRRAVIIAEERCSWSGFSELLPLDLYILDYMGSGFMVLLHCSHSRLVWQLMGVSNSLIRILCRRPPSLGRSMAGPPPCPPPPPGEAAAADPDSPEPSALHRFPVTLLQPSTQRKQNRSKPTKMLHSFRSAFRALPIIAVPPGCHIPTAALSRGSSSNAHRDGRVHGTRTTGTLFGHRKARITLAFQENPRSVPHLLLEVAVPTARFMQDMGSSGLVRVALECEKKVATGRKSRRVLDEPMWTAYVNGRSVGYAARRDPTELDLGVMQLLHAVSMGAGVLPADKTDPVDGELTYMRAYFDRVIGSKDSETFYMLNPDGNAGPELSIFFVRI is encoded by the exons ATGGGGATCGATGGTGGAATCTTGGAGGAGTCGATCGACATGACTGTG AAGAGCGGTGATAACTGCAGAAGAGCGGTGATAATTGCAGAAGAGCGGTGTTCATGGTCGGGATTCAGTGAACTTCTCCCGCTCGACCTCTACATACTGGACTACATGGGTTCAGGGTTCATGGTGTTGTTGCACTGCTCCCACTCGAGGCTCGTTTGGCAGTTGATGGGTGTGAGCAACTCG CTAATTAGGATTCTCTGCCGCCGCCCGCCGTCGCTCGGCCGCTCCATGGCAGGCCCTCCGCCCTGCCCTCCTCCCCCTCCCGGCGAAGCCGCTGCGGCCGATCCCGACTCTCCGGAGCCGAGTGCGCTCCATCGCTTTCCAGTCACCCTCCTTCAGCCGTCGACGCAGCGGAAGCAGAACCGTTCGAAGCCGACGAAGATGCTCCACTCCTTCCGCTCCGCCTTCCGCGCCCTACCCATCATCGCCGTCCCGCCTGGGTGCCACATCCCGACCGCCGCCCTCAGCCGGGGAAGCAGCTCCAACGCCCACCGCGACGGGCGCGTGCACGGCACCCGAACCACCGGCACCCTGTTCGGCCACCGAAAGGCCCGCATCACCCTGGCGTTCCAGGAGAACCCCCGCAGCGTGCCGCACCTCCTCCTCGAGGTGGCCGTCCCCACCGCCCGGTTCATGCAGGACATGGGCTCCTCCGGCCTCGTCCGTGTCGCCCTCGAGTGCGAGAAGAAGGTGGCCACCGGCAGGAAGAGCCGCCGCGTCCTCGACGAGCCCATGTGGACGGCCTACGTCAACGGTCGCAGCGTGGGCTACGCCGCGCGCAGGGACCCTACGGAGCTGGACCTCGGCGTGATGCAACTGCTCCACGCGGTGTCGATGGGCGCCGGCGTGCTCCCCGCCGACAAGACCGACCCTGTCGACGGCGAGCTCACCTACATGCGGGCCTACTTCGACCGGGTGATCGGGTCCAAGGATTCCGAGACGTTCTACATGCTCAACCCCGACGGCAACGCCGGCCCGGAGCTCAGCATCTTCTTCGTCAGGATCTAA